One window of Alkaliphilus metalliredigens QYMF genomic DNA carries:
- a CDS encoding ATP-binding protein: MNEKKNDEIKLTIPNKPEYVSVVRLTVSSIANRMGFDVEQIEDIKIATAEACTNAITHGKCDVEESFDIKFIIDEGKLVISVFDNGKGCMINNIKKPDLINPKEGGLGIFIIKSLMDDVKITSDADKGTTIIMTKYVGEDT, encoded by the coding sequence ATGAATGAAAAAAAGAACGATGAAATTAAATTAACAATACCAAACAAACCCGAATATGTAAGTGTGGTTCGATTAACTGTGTCTTCTATAGCAAATAGGATGGGTTTTGATGTAGAACAAATTGAAGACATTAAAATTGCTACAGCTGAAGCATGTACAAATGCCATAACACATGGAAAGTGTGATGTAGAGGAGTCCTTCGATATTAAATTTATAATTGATGAAGGCAAGCTAGTGATTTCTGTATTTGATAATGGAAAAGGATGTATGATTAATAATATCAAAAAACCTGACTTAATTAATCCGAAAGAGGGAGGGTTAGGTATTTTTATCATTAAATCACTGATGGATGATGTGAAGATTACTTCCGATGCTGATAAGGGGACGACAATCATAATGACAAAGTATGTGGGAGAGGATACTTAA
- a CDS encoding SigB/SigF/SigG family RNA polymerase sigma factor has product MKNIARANKMALNRDHSLMHLTEKELFIEYQENKKVEVRNELVNRYLYIAEILSKKFLNKGIDYEDIYQVASLGLIYAIERFDLSRGFEFSSFATPTIIGEIKKHFRDKGWSIRVPRRIQELSKKVNTAKMTLHQNLQRTPMIKDIAEYLNCTQEEVMEAMEASQVYTPKSLDLTYDNDGEDKDIQLIDLIGEKDKNFDEIENRDFLKKAMRNLNEVEKKVLEDRFFNSKTQMNVAEELNVSQMTVSRMEKRIIEKFRKELNKSME; this is encoded by the coding sequence ATGAAGAACATAGCAAGGGCTAATAAAATGGCTCTTAACAGAGATCACTCCCTAATGCATCTTACTGAAAAAGAACTCTTTATTGAATATCAAGAAAACAAAAAAGTTGAAGTGAGAAATGAACTGGTTAATCGTTATCTATATATCGCGGAAATACTATCAAAGAAGTTTCTAAATAAAGGAATTGATTATGAAGATATTTATCAAGTTGCTTCTTTAGGTTTAATTTATGCAATTGAAAGATTTGATCTAAGTCGAGGTTTTGAGTTTTCAAGTTTTGCCACACCAACGATTATTGGAGAGATAAAGAAGCACTTTAGAGATAAAGGCTGGTCTATTAGAGTTCCGAGAAGAATACAAGAGCTTTCTAAAAAAGTAAATACAGCAAAAATGACACTGCATCAAAATCTTCAAAGAACCCCGATGATTAAAGATATTGCTGAATATTTGAATTGTACGCAAGAAGAAGTGATGGAAGCAATGGAGGCAAGTCAAGTTTATACGCCTAAGTCCTTAGACTTAACTTATGATAATGATGGGGAAGATAAGGATATCCAATTAATTGACTTAATAGGAGAAAAGGATAAGAATTTTGATGAAATTGAAAATCGAGATTTTTTGAAGAAAGCAATGAGAAACTTAAATGAAGTAGAAAAAAAGGTGTTAGAGGATAGGTTCTTTAATAGTAAGACACAAATGAATGTTGCAGAAGAATTAAATGTATCACAGATGACTGTCTCTAGGATGGAAAAGAGAATTATAGAGAAATTTAGAAAAGAATTAAACAAGAGTATGGAATGA